The following coding sequences lie in one Treponema sp. OMZ 790 genomic window:
- the ftsW gene encoding putative lipid II flippase FtsW, with translation MVKHIIAKKNIHSEKYDFVFAMSVLLLFGVGFATLYSGSIYYAQRLFDNHLYFVSKQIKHFIAGIIAMTFFLFVDFSTIRKMLPFIMLITFIFCLLPFIPGIGEERNGASRWVNIAGFMFQPSELLKLSLILFLANFFDKKNNQYDQPLISIITPFVITSLFALLVYLENDFSSSMFILYIGVLMFFIAGVPLLWFFKGCGCFIPIFILMIVTKEYRMERVLSYLDPSRSPLNSGFQIQASLNALTNGGLWGQGLGNGVRKIASVPEIYSDFIFVVWAEEMGFIGVIFYIALLAFFAIFGYRIAFGCKNRFGAYVSFGAVSCILTQSLINCAVVSKLIPATGIPLPFFSSGGSSLVVTFCLCGLILNASGYVNKKEK, from the coding sequence GTGGTAAAACATATTATTGCAAAGAAAAATATTCATTCGGAAAAATATGATTTTGTTTTTGCTATGTCTGTTCTTCTTTTGTTCGGCGTGGGTTTTGCGACCTTATATTCAGGGTCGATTTATTATGCACAGCGTCTCTTTGATAATCATCTTTATTTTGTCAGTAAACAAATAAAACATTTTATTGCAGGTATAATTGCAATGACGTTTTTTCTTTTTGTAGATTTTTCAACAATAAGAAAAATGCTGCCCTTTATAATGCTTATAACTTTTATTTTTTGTTTATTGCCGTTTATTCCCGGAATAGGAGAAGAAAGAAACGGTGCTTCCCGTTGGGTAAATATTGCAGGTTTTATGTTTCAGCCTTCGGAGCTTTTAAAGCTTTCTCTGATTCTATTTTTGGCTAATTTTTTCGATAAAAAAAATAATCAATACGATCAGCCTTTAATTTCGATTATTACACCATTTGTTATAACATCTTTATTTGCTCTTTTGGTTTATTTGGAAAATGATTTTTCTTCTTCGATGTTTATTCTGTATATCGGAGTTTTGATGTTTTTTATAGCCGGCGTTCCTCTTTTATGGTTTTTTAAGGGCTGCGGTTGTTTTATTCCGATTTTTATTTTAATGATAGTTACAAAAGAATACAGAATGGAAAGAGTCTTGTCATATTTGGACCCTTCTCGGAGTCCTTTAAATTCCGGATTTCAAATACAGGCTTCGCTTAATGCCTTGACAAACGGAGGCCTTTGGGGGCAGGGATTGGGAAACGGTGTTCGTAAAATTGCAAGTGTGCCCGAAATATATTCGGATTTTATATTTGTAGTTTGGGCTGAAGAGATGGGATTTATCGGTGTGATTTTTTATATTGCTCTTCTTGCGTTTTTTGCAATTTTTGGATATCGTATAGCTTTCGGATGTAAGAACAGATTCGGAGCTTATGTGTCTTTCGGCGCTGTAAGCTGCATTTTAACTCAGTCACTTATAAATTGTGCGGTTGTTTCAAAACTAATTCCTGCAACCGGAATCCCTCTTCCGTTTTTTTCATCGGGAGGATCATCGCTTGTAGTCACATTTTGTTTATGCGGTTTAATTTTAAATGCATCAGGTTATGTAAATAAAAAGGAGAAATAG
- the murF gene encoding UDP-N-acetylmuramoyl-tripeptide--D-alanyl-D-alanine ligase — MVSGKENKDLDYSLMTLDELIASSNARLVYKADSSKAFSSVVIDSRNAKNNSLFIPLRGEKQDGHIYIESALKNGAEVFVVDFDYLEENENQIVSLCKKYNVSCIAVKNNLKALQDVAAYYLAKFPNLYKVGITGSSGKTTTKEILSSIYSQKYNTVATKGNLNSETGLPLSVFEVRPEHEAGIFELGMNRRGEIAEITKILLPNAAIITNIGTAHIGILGTRQAIAEEKKEIFSCFNDESLGFVPECEFTEFLKDVPHGSIFTVPYEGSSLVERVEDAGISGSKIFYKGNEILFPLPGKYNVKNALLCIALAEKNGFSAKEIKSGLEAVRPLFGRSQVARGFVTYFLDCYNANPDSMKSAIEFCDSINTEYSKHYILASMLELGAESEYEHKKIIGDALKSDADNLYFFGDGICSAFENVKISSSKKIYRFKTNQFDALKNRLKENLCKDDFVLLKGSRSMELERLESVLKEGEV, encoded by the coding sequence ATGGTTAGCGGAAAGGAAAACAAAGATTTAGACTATTCTCTCATGACTCTTGATGAATTAATAGCCAGTTCGAATGCAAGGCTTGTTTATAAAGCCGATTCTTCAAAAGCTTTTTCGTCTGTGGTTATAGACAGCCGTAATGCAAAAAATAATTCTCTTTTTATTCCCTTACGCGGCGAAAAACAAGACGGTCATATTTATATAGAATCTGCCTTAAAAAACGGTGCAGAAGTTTTTGTTGTTGATTTTGATTATCTTGAAGAAAATGAAAATCAGATTGTTTCTCTTTGTAAAAAATATAATGTTTCCTGCATTGCCGTAAAAAATAATTTAAAAGCTTTACAGGATGTGGCAGCTTATTATCTGGCAAAGTTCCCTAACCTTTATAAAGTGGGGATTACCGGATCGAGCGGGAAAACGACTACAAAAGAAATTTTATCTTCGATATATTCCCAAAAATATAATACCGTGGCGACGAAGGGTAATTTAAATTCCGAGACAGGATTGCCTCTTTCAGTTTTTGAAGTTCGTCCTGAACATGAGGCCGGAATATTTGAACTCGGTATGAACCGCAGAGGTGAGATAGCCGAAATAACAAAAATTCTTTTACCAAACGCTGCTATAATTACAAATATAGGAACTGCCCATATCGGAATTCTCGGCACAAGACAGGCGATTGCTGAGGAAAAAAAAGAAATTTTTTCTTGTTTTAATGATGAGTCTTTGGGCTTTGTTCCTGAGTGTGAGTTTACCGAATTTTTAAAAGATGTTCCTCACGGTTCTATTTTTACCGTTCCGTATGAAGGCTCTTCATTGGTTGAAAGGGTTGAAGATGCCGGCATATCGGGTTCTAAAATTTTTTATAAAGGGAATGAAATTCTATTTCCATTGCCCGGAAAATATAATGTAAAAAATGCTCTTTTATGTATAGCCTTAGCCGAAAAAAATGGTTTTTCGGCTAAGGAGATAAAATCAGGTTTAGAAGCCGTGAGACCTCTGTTTGGTAGATCGCAGGTTGCCCGCGGCTTCGTAACCTATTTTTTGGATTGCTATAATGCAAATCCCGATTCGATGAAAAGTGCGATAGAATTTTGTGATTCTATAAATACGGAGTATTCAAAGCATTATATTTTGGCATCGATGCTTGAGCTCGGTGCAGAGTCGGAGTATGAACACAAAAAGATTATTGGAGATGCTTTAAAATCCGATGCGGATAATTTATATTTTTTTGGAGACGGTATTTGTTCTGCTTTTGAAAATGTAAAAATTTCTTCTTCAAAAAAAATATATCGATTTAAAACAAATCAATTTGATGCTTTAAAAAACCGGCTTAAAGAAAATTTGTGTAAAGATGATTTTGTCTTGTTAAAAGGTTCAAGATCAATGGAGCTTGAGAGGTTGGAATCTGTTTTAAAGGAAGGAGAGGTTTAA
- a CDS encoding cell division protein FtsL produces MKKMLAVLLTLLIPIFLFMVVLQSSRYVSVERDLADYNKEQAKIIEENKKKISGISILSKPERIEKIAVEELKMRKALSGEILRVSISKENKDG; encoded by the coding sequence ATGAAAAAAATGCTTGCTGTACTTTTAACCTTGTTGATACCTATTTTCTTATTTATGGTAGTTTTACAGTCTTCAAGATATGTGAGTGTCGAAAGAGATTTGGCCGACTATAATAAGGAGCAGGCAAAAATTATAGAAGAAAACAAAAAGAAAATTTCGGGTATTTCTATTTTGTCAAAACCTGAACGAATCGAAAAAATTGCCGTCGAAGAATTAAAAATGAGAAAAGCTTTATCGGGTGAAATTTTAAGAGTTTCTATTTCAAAGGAGAATAAGGATGGTTAG
- the rsmH gene encoding 16S rRNA (cytosine(1402)-N(4))-methyltransferase RsmH: protein MPPVHTSVLLEECLQFLKPDASHNLFVDGTLGEGGHTEAFLKKYPQLNAVGVDADASIQDFAKERLKSFGGRVRFHLGWSDAFFKNYPKELNSPDLILLDLGISMFHYVKSGRGFSFALTEPLDMRLNPDLKLSAADIVNSYKEKELADLIFNYGEERYSRKIASRIAEQRLVSAFTNAKELADCIYKVVPQNYRHGKIHPATKTFQALRIAVNGELDRLPRLLDAAFAVLAPNGKLGVITFHSLEDRIVKMYFKELGKNCTCPENMPICKCGGRPKAEVLTKKAVKASDEEIRLNPPSRSARLRVVRKIDYRENEK from the coding sequence ATGCCGCCAGTTCATACATCGGTATTGCTTGAAGAGTGTCTCCAATTCTTAAAACCTGATGCTTCCCATAATCTTTTTGTAGACGGAACATTGGGAGAAGGCGGACATACTGAAGCTTTTTTAAAAAAATATCCTCAATTAAATGCTGTCGGTGTTGATGCGGACGCTTCAATTCAAGACTTTGCAAAAGAAAGATTAAAATCTTTCGGCGGCAGGGTGCGCTTTCACTTGGGCTGGTCTGATGCGTTTTTTAAAAATTACCCTAAAGAGTTAAATTCTCCTGACTTGATACTTTTGGATTTGGGAATATCCATGTTTCATTATGTAAAATCAGGAAGGGGTTTTTCCTTTGCTTTAACAGAACCTTTAGATATGAGACTGAACCCTGATCTTAAGCTGAGTGCTGCCGATATTGTAAATTCTTATAAAGAAAAAGAATTGGCTGACTTGATTTTTAATTATGGTGAAGAGCGTTATTCTCGAAAAATAGCCTCCCGTATAGCGGAGCAAAGGTTGGTTTCGGCTTTTACCAACGCAAAAGAACTGGCTGATTGTATTTACAAGGTTGTTCCTCAAAACTACAGGCATGGAAAGATTCATCCTGCAACAAAAACTTTTCAGGCTCTTAGGATTGCCGTTAACGGCGAGCTTGATAGACTTCCGCGTCTTTTGGATGCGGCTTTTGCCGTTCTTGCGCCGAACGGTAAACTTGGGGTTATTACTTTTCATTCTCTCGAAGATAGAATTGTAAAGATGTATTTTAAAGAACTGGGGAAAAACTGTACCTGTCCTGAAAATATGCCGATATGTAAGTGCGGGGGCAGGCCCAAAGCTGAAGTTTTGACAAAAAAGGCTGTTAAGGCTTCTGATGAAGAGATAAGGCTGAATCCTCCGTCGAGGAGTGCCCGTCTTAGGGTTGTGCGCAAAATTGATTATCGGGAGAATGAAAAATGA
- the mraZ gene encoding division/cell wall cluster transcriptional repressor MraZ, whose protein sequence is MTGEYKNTLDEKGRIMFPAKIRAELPDSNLVITRGVGDCLWIFTADKWKKFSDEIMKKASLFKAQSLLVMRRLIAPAQEIEIDKNGRISIPQSLRECAGLEKDCIILGLGKCFELWDLKQYEKYLKESEPDFSEAAEALGEIGF, encoded by the coding sequence ATGACCGGAGAATATAAGAATACTCTTGACGAAAAAGGAAGGATTATGTTTCCGGCCAAGATACGTGCAGAATTACCCGATTCAAATTTGGTTATTACACGCGGTGTAGGTGACTGTCTTTGGATTTTTACTGCGGATAAGTGGAAGAAGTTTTCGGATGAAATCATGAAGAAGGCTTCTTTGTTTAAAGCTCAATCTTTGCTTGTAATGAGGCGTTTGATTGCTCCGGCGCAAGAAATTGAGATTGATAAAAACGGCCGTATATCTATTCCCCAGAGCTTGCGCGAGTGCGCAGGACTCGAAAAAGACTGCATTATTTTAGGTCTCGGTAAATGTTTTGAATTATGGGATCTAAAACAATATGAAAAATATTTAAAGGAGAGTGAGCCGGATTTTTCTGAGGCTGCCGAAGCTTTAGGGGAAATAGGTTTTTAG
- a CDS encoding prolyl oligopeptidase family protein: MQYKKSDVSDNYFGTEVADPYRWLEDDNAPEVMAWVKEENKKTEAFLSKIPFRAELKKRLEEIWDYEKRSGLFKAGDFYYFFRTEGLQNQSIMYRQKGQEKAESSPEVFFDPNTLSSDGTVALKNIAFSKDGKYMAYSVSGSGSDWEEIFVFDAEKKIGTKEHIHWVKFSNIAWYKDGFFYSSYDAPDKGKALTKKNEFQKLKYHKLGTKESEDILIFEDNDHPLRSFSANTTEDEKTLLITAFEAGNEGNMLFVADLSEGLPKNFKQYNTHFKDSVWPLETENGFLYLLTNSNAPFYKIVKTSLKNANETDIIEVIPQKDCLLSSAALCGGKLLTVYLKDVQDEAFICDLDGKNCTKIDLPPNGSIGFSGARKNEDSLFFSFTSYTTPNKIIKYGIKANLLADFFVPAIPINTEDFKCEQVFFKSKDGTKIPMHIVSKKDIKLDGNNPTLMYGYGGFAISLPPAFSAARMAFLEKGGIFACVNLRGGLEYGEKWHSAGKKMKKQNVFDDFISAGEYLIEHKYTSNKKLAIQGGSNGGLLIGAVTNQRPDLFAVAIPQVGVLDMLRYQHFTIGWAWVDEYGSSEDSKEMFEYLYAYSPLHNVKEGIDYPSIMVCTGDHDDRVVPAHSFKYAQALHDTYKGENPILIRITEKAGHGAGKPTAKIIEETADIYAFIFNQTGHKI; the protein is encoded by the coding sequence ATGCAATACAAAAAATCGGATGTTTCCGATAACTACTTTGGAACCGAAGTCGCAGATCCATATAGATGGCTCGAAGACGACAATGCACCGGAAGTTATGGCCTGGGTTAAGGAAGAAAACAAAAAAACCGAAGCCTTTTTATCAAAAATTCCTTTTCGGGCAGAATTAAAAAAACGCCTTGAAGAAATTTGGGACTACGAAAAACGCTCCGGCCTTTTTAAAGCAGGGGATTTTTATTACTTTTTTAGAACGGAAGGTCTGCAAAACCAAAGCATAATGTACCGCCAAAAAGGACAGGAAAAAGCAGAAAGCTCTCCCGAAGTTTTTTTTGATCCGAATACTTTAAGCTCAGACGGAACGGTAGCCTTAAAAAATATAGCATTTTCCAAAGACGGAAAATACATGGCCTACTCCGTATCGGGAAGCGGCTCAGACTGGGAAGAAATCTTTGTTTTCGATGCCGAAAAGAAAATCGGCACGAAAGAACACATACACTGGGTAAAATTTTCAAATATCGCATGGTACAAGGACGGCTTTTTTTACAGTTCATATGATGCTCCTGATAAGGGGAAAGCCTTAACCAAGAAAAACGAATTTCAAAAGTTAAAATACCATAAACTTGGAACAAAAGAAAGCGAAGACATTCTCATATTTGAAGATAATGACCATCCTTTGCGCTCATTTTCTGCAAACACAACTGAGGACGAGAAAACCCTTCTTATTACGGCTTTTGAAGCCGGAAATGAAGGAAATATGCTATTTGTTGCAGATTTAAGCGAAGGGCTACCCAAAAACTTCAAACAATACAATACACATTTTAAAGACAGTGTTTGGCCGCTTGAAACTGAAAACGGCTTTTTATACCTTCTCACAAATTCAAATGCGCCTTTTTACAAAATCGTAAAAACAAGTTTAAAAAATGCAAATGAAACCGATATAATTGAAGTTATTCCTCAAAAAGACTGCCTTTTATCGAGTGCAGCCCTTTGCGGAGGAAAACTTCTTACAGTGTACTTAAAGGATGTTCAAGACGAGGCCTTTATCTGTGACCTTGACGGAAAAAACTGTACAAAAATAGATTTACCGCCAAACGGAAGCATAGGCTTTTCCGGGGCAAGAAAAAATGAAGATTCTTTATTTTTCAGCTTTACCTCGTACACAACCCCAAACAAGATAATAAAGTACGGCATAAAAGCAAATCTTTTGGCCGACTTTTTTGTTCCGGCCATTCCAATCAACACCGAAGATTTTAAATGCGAACAAGTCTTTTTTAAGAGCAAGGACGGAACGAAGATTCCTATGCACATTGTCTCAAAAAAAGACATTAAGCTCGACGGAAACAATCCTACCCTTATGTACGGATACGGGGGCTTCGCTATATCCCTCCCGCCGGCCTTTTCGGCAGCCCGAATGGCCTTTTTGGAAAAAGGAGGCATTTTTGCCTGCGTAAATTTACGGGGAGGTCTTGAATACGGAGAAAAATGGCATTCAGCCGGAAAAAAGATGAAAAAACAAAACGTTTTCGACGATTTTATTTCGGCAGGAGAATACCTGATAGAACACAAATATACCTCAAATAAAAAGCTCGCAATTCAAGGCGGTTCAAACGGAGGCCTTTTAATAGGAGCCGTAACAAACCAGCGCCCGGATCTTTTTGCGGTTGCAATTCCTCAGGTTGGAGTTTTAGACATGCTCCGCTACCAGCATTTTACCATAGGCTGGGCTTGGGTCGATGAATACGGAAGCAGCGAGGACAGTAAGGAGATGTTCGAGTACCTTTATGCCTACTCTCCCCTCCATAACGTAAAAGAAGGAATCGATTACCCTTCAATTATGGTATGTACGGGAGACCACGACGACAGGGTTGTCCCTGCACACTCTTTTAAGTATGCTCAAGCCTTGCACGACACCTATAAGGGAGAAAACCCGATACTAATCCGTATAACCGAAAAAGCAGGTCACGGAGCAGGTAAGCCTACCGCAAAGATAATAGAAGAAACAGCGGATATTTACGCCTTTATATTCAATCAAACCGGGCATAAAATTTAA
- a CDS encoding DUF2339 domain-containing protein, with protein sequence MVLVVLIVIALLLYIIIFPIKNAFQIREQKEEIIRLKGKISDLEFQFRSFDNVSPEAEAANLVNEETEVPNLVNEEFKAVNTAPETEAWTKAAEASQEEEDVTYSFIKESCAGSAKEEIKEKHSTISPYIKKLFSIESIISKLGIILLLIGVGFIFKLSYDKGYITQEIALIIGGLIGAALCFFGFRSSAKSRLLLSQVLFGGGIAVFYITDYAAYLRYGILGDFSAFIFLSLITALSYTLSIMTASSSISIIGLLGALIIPFAVDLGFLGLTGFGLYVLAVSTLSSAVYFFKRWRLLQFTSLISFLGILTRLLLITPLNVEDAVLFFGLILLLMAVHTIPDLYFYLKDDETKKDKILSPALAVLNLGFSLFLTYKLSVYKFAPQSSAYLIFSFFYIVLAYLAFRKKRMDNLGLIYLAGVLISLYVTVVDRFTYDVQPVLILSMAFLGFWLFRKREENKVFILLHILFGTAYMMAIASLLKDGGRLSSLRFLLEGSFYLVPMALSVFVQKEKFKRIYQSLVFQGYVFIFLIFVLNKIDIKNTELLAQSIILMLIVVYNLMHHKLKKRWYYERAIDAEVFILFIFSLAYTLNYFFGLNRSYLFLFFGIEAAMSFALYALSLIKEKTENARFFYRLCFFIFMLKILLADFSITAEEFRYGILLSGLFILALDKFYKNKISKDKITLNIGRIFLIVIAFFYYGFVYSRMPHQDTVLIKIWNVDILSVVINILNALILIAFFKMLKLPQILYFAAISFIFVFLSFVDIYLPINNGGVLTLLWAFYSIASFIYYLRKGRAKMVYISLGLIIFVAAKLIVVDLSTLNILSKVITSLVFGVTLLLLSYAIQPMLKKFGKAEEN encoded by the coding sequence ATGGTATTAGTTGTTCTTATTGTGATTGCTCTTTTATTATATATTATTATATTTCCTATCAAAAATGCTTTTCAAATAAGAGAGCAAAAAGAAGAGATTATTCGTTTAAAAGGTAAGATTTCGGATTTGGAATTTCAATTTCGCTCCTTCGATAATGTTTCTCCTGAGGCGGAGGCCGCTAATCTTGTAAATGAAGAGACTGAGGTGCCGAATCTTGTAAATGAAGAATTTAAGGCTGTAAATACTGCGCCGGAAACTGAAGCATGGACTAAGGCCGCTGAGGCCTCACAAGAGGAAGAAGATGTAACTTATTCTTTTATAAAAGAATCCTGCGCAGGTTCGGCAAAAGAAGAAATTAAAGAAAAACATTCTACCATTTCTCCATATATCAAAAAGTTATTTTCTATAGAATCCATTATCAGTAAGCTGGGAATTATTCTTCTTTTGATCGGGGTGGGCTTTATCTTTAAGTTAAGCTATGACAAGGGGTATATAACGCAAGAGATTGCCTTGATTATAGGCGGTTTGATTGGTGCGGCTCTTTGCTTTTTCGGCTTTAGAAGCTCAGCAAAATCCCGCCTTCTTTTAAGTCAGGTTCTATTCGGGGGCGGTATAGCGGTTTTTTATATCACGGACTATGCCGCTTATTTAAGATACGGCATTTTGGGAGATTTTTCTGCCTTTATATTTTTAAGCTTGATTACAGCCCTTTCTTACACCCTTTCAATTATGACGGCTTCTTCATCAATATCCATAATCGGCTTACTCGGTGCTCTAATAATACCCTTTGCCGTAGATTTAGGCTTTTTGGGTTTGACAGGCTTCGGGCTCTATGTACTTGCCGTTTCTACGCTTTCGTCGGCCGTTTACTTTTTTAAACGCTGGAGGCTATTGCAGTTCACCTCTTTAATTTCATTTTTAGGAATTTTAACCCGGCTTTTACTTATCACGCCTTTAAATGTAGAGGATGCCGTTTTATTTTTCGGCCTTATACTTTTATTGATGGCCGTGCACACAATTCCGGATCTTTATTTTTATTTAAAGGATGATGAAACGAAAAAAGATAAAATTCTGTCGCCCGCTCTTGCAGTTTTAAATTTGGGCTTTTCTTTATTTTTAACTTATAAACTTTCGGTTTATAAATTTGCGCCTCAAAGCAGTGCTTATCTTATTTTTTCTTTTTTTTATATAGTTCTAGCTTATCTTGCCTTCAGAAAAAAGAGAATGGATAACTTGGGGCTTATCTACCTTGCAGGAGTCTTGATTTCTCTTTATGTAACGGTGGTAGACAGGTTTACCTATGATGTTCAGCCCGTTCTTATACTAAGCATGGCCTTTTTAGGGTTTTGGCTTTTCCGCAAGCGAGAAGAAAATAAGGTGTTTATCTTGCTGCATATTCTTTTTGGAACGGCTTATATGATGGCTATAGCCTCTCTTTTAAAAGATGGTGGCCGCCTAAGCTCTTTAAGATTTTTACTTGAAGGAAGTTTTTATCTTGTTCCGATGGCGCTATCGGTCTTTGTTCAAAAAGAAAAATTTAAACGGATTTATCAAAGCTTGGTTTTTCAAGGCTACGTATTTATATTTTTAATTTTTGTTTTGAATAAAATTGACATAAAAAATACGGAATTGCTTGCTCAAAGTATTATTCTTATGCTCATAGTTGTTTATAACCTTATGCATCATAAGCTTAAAAAAAGATGGTACTATGAGAGGGCAATAGATGCGGAAGTTTTTATTTTGTTTATTTTTTCCCTTGCTTACACTTTAAATTACTTTTTTGGATTAAACCGCTCTTATTTATTTCTTTTTTTTGGAATTGAAGCAGCTATGAGTTTTGCCCTCTATGCTCTTTCTTTAATAAAAGAAAAAACCGAAAATGCCCGATTTTTTTACAGACTTTGCTTTTTTATTTTTATGCTTAAAATTCTGCTGGCCGATTTTTCGATTACGGCTGAAGAATTTAGATACGGAATTTTACTTTCGGGGCTTTTTATTTTGGCGCTGGATAAATTTTATAAAAATAAAATAAGTAAGGATAAGATAACTTTAAACATAGGCCGGATATTTTTGATTGTCATTGCGTTTTTTTATTACGGATTTGTTTACAGCCGTATGCCTCACCAAGATACAGTCCTCATCAAAATTTGGAATGTAGATATTCTTTCGGTTGTGATAAATATTTTAAATGCACTTATTTTAATTGCGTTCTTTAAGATGTTAAAGCTGCCTCAAATCCTTTATTTTGCAGCTATCAGTTTTATCTTTGTTTTTTTGAGTTTTGTGGATATTTACCTTCCCATAAACAACGGCGGAGTCTTAACCTTGCTTTGGGCCTTTTATTCGATAGCTTCTTTTATTTATTATTTGCGGAAGGGAAGGGCCAAGATGGTTTATATTTCTCTTGGACTGATAATCTTTGTTGCTGCAAAATTGATTGTTGTGGACCTAAGCACCTTAAACATTCTATCGAAGGTTATCACTTCCTTGGTTTTTGGAGTAACCCTTCTTTTATTGAGCTATGCAATTCAGCCCATGTTAAAAAAGTTTGGAAAAGCCGAAGAAAATTAG
- a CDS encoding NAD(P) transhydrogenase subunit alpha gives MIIGIPKEIMHGEDRVAATPETCELLVKDGHKVLVEKGAGEGAYFHDPEYEKAGAEVVSDVKKLFADSEIILKVKEPLYNEAMGCHEIDMMHQGQYLITFIHPAAPVNHEMVKNMAKKGVISLTLDGVPRISRAQNMDALTSMSTCAGYKGILIAANLLPRFIPQIFCAVGMIKPMNVLIVGTGVGGLQALATAKRLGAVTYAADIRPAAREQAQSLGAKIIDLGVPENEAIGEGGYALHLKKETLENERKMLAPHIKDMDIIFLSALVPGKLAPVIITEEMVKTMKPGSVIVDISIDQGGNCELTPPGEVLKKHNVHLVGIKNIPGLLPSSSTWMFAQNICNLTRYLIKDGKIELDRNDDIVKGILTTIDGEIVHKGAREAMGI, from the coding sequence ATGATTATTGGTATTCCTAAGGAAATCATGCATGGAGAAGACCGTGTTGCCGCAACTCCGGAAACATGCGAGCTTTTAGTCAAAGACGGACACAAGGTTTTAGTGGAAAAAGGAGCAGGTGAAGGTGCTTACTTCCATGACCCGGAATACGAAAAAGCCGGTGCCGAAGTAGTTTCTGATGTAAAAAAACTTTTTGCCGATTCGGAAATCATTTTAAAGGTAAAAGAACCTCTTTATAATGAGGCAATGGGCTGCCACGAAATCGATATGATGCATCAAGGACAGTATCTTATCACCTTTATTCACCCCGCAGCTCCGGTTAACCATGAAATGGTTAAAAACATGGCAAAAAAAGGCGTTATTTCTTTAACCCTAGACGGTGTTCCGCGAATTTCGAGAGCACAAAATATGGATGCTCTTACTTCAATGAGTACATGTGCAGGTTACAAAGGAATTTTAATTGCAGCAAACCTCTTGCCGCGCTTTATCCCTCAAATTTTCTGTGCTGTAGGTATGATTAAGCCTATGAACGTTTTAATCGTAGGGACAGGTGTAGGAGGCCTACAAGCCCTTGCAACAGCCAAAAGGCTCGGAGCCGTAACATATGCAGCCGATATTCGGCCTGCAGCCCGTGAACAGGCTCAGTCTTTGGGAGCTAAGATAATCGATTTAGGCGTTCCCGAAAATGAAGCTATCGGTGAAGGCGGCTACGCCCTTCATCTTAAAAAAGAGACCCTCGAAAACGAAAGAAAGATGCTGGCTCCCCACATTAAGGACATGGACATAATCTTCCTTTCAGCCCTTGTTCCGGGAAAACTCGCTCCGGTTATCATCACCGAAGAAATGGTCAAAACCATGAAACCTGGCTCGGTAATCGTCGATATTTCAATCGACCAAGGAGGAAACTGCGAATTGACACCTCCGGGTGAAGTTCTTAAAAAGCACAATGTACACCTTGTAGGTATTAAAAATATACCGGGTCTTCTTCCTTCGAGTTCTACATGGATGTTTGCCCAAAACATCTGCAACCTAACCCGCTATCTTATCAAGGACGGAAAAATCGAGCTTGACCGAAACGATGACATTGTAAAAGGTATTCTTACCACTATTGACGGTGAAATCGTTCATAAGGGAGCCAGGGAGGCAATGGGTATATGA
- a CDS encoding NAD(P) transhydrogenase subunit alpha, whose amino-acid sequence MSLELILVLVFVVTTLIGYKLIKNVPSLLHTPLMSGMNALSGITILATMTATAYAVTTGSKVFGCVGIICATINVVAGFGLTDRMLKMFKTGNESKEDTK is encoded by the coding sequence ATGAGTCTGGAATTGATACTGGTTCTTGTCTTTGTTGTAACAACCCTTATAGGCTACAAACTGATCAAGAACGTACCAAGCCTTTTACATACCCCGCTCATGTCGGGTATGAATGCCTTGTCCGGCATTACCATTTTAGCAACTATGACCGCTACGGCATATGCAGTTACAACAGGAAGCAAGGTTTTCGGCTGTGTAGGGATCATTTGCGCTACAATAAACGTAGTTGCAGGCTTCGGTCTTACGGACAGAATGCTTAAAATGTTTAAAACGGGCAATGAATCTAAAGAGGATACAAAATGA